One window of the Candidatus Atribacteria bacterium ADurb.Bin276 genome contains the following:
- a CDS encoding acid-resistance membrane protein yields MLFEQKVFTGNWSSLVWRGIIAIIIGLMILVWPAISVVAFLRLISLVAIIGGIMAVIQAIRTKGGWPLILEGIMSIIIGIMVFSMPGMSALVITLLIGFWMLFIGIFQIINVIQFYQVLPNAGKWLIILNGIVSILFGIIVMSRPLLGVLLIVSYVGVYALLFGVISLFSGFYIHSLSK; encoded by the coding sequence TATTTGAACAAAAAGTATTTACTGGTAACTGGAGTTCTTTGGTTTGGAGAGGGATTATAGCGATAATAATTGGTTTGATGATTTTAGTTTGGCCAGCAATTAGCGTGGTGGCTTTTCTTCGTTTAATTAGTTTAGTAGCGATTATTGGTGGAATAATGGCGGTCATCCAAGCGATAAGAACCAAAGGAGGATGGCCACTCATTTTGGAAGGGATCATGAGTATTATAATTGGTATTATGGTCTTCTCAATGCCTGGGATGTCAGCATTGGTTATTACGCTTCTCATTGGATTTTGGATGTTATTTATTGGTATTTTTCAAATTATCAATGTTATTCAGTTTTATCAAGTGCTTCCTAATGCTGGAAAATGGTTAATTATTCTCAATGGTATCGTTTCAATTTTATTTGGTATTATTGTCATGTCTCGTCCTCTGCTGGGAGTCCTTCTTATTGTATCTTATGTGGGAGTTTATGCTTTGTTGTTTGGAGTCATCTCCTTATTTAGCGGATTTTACATCCATAGTCTGAGTAAATAG